Within the Cervus canadensis isolate Bull #8, Minnesota chromosome 17, ASM1932006v1, whole genome shotgun sequence genome, the region GCAGCCAGGCCTCGTTTGACACTTACTGAATTCAAGGGGAAGACATTTTCCCAGCTCCCTTCCAGAAGGATTCAGCTGCATTAAGTACGCATATGCCAGGAGGCAGGGAAATTCTGGCCACAGAATCTCTAAGAATTTATCTTGGAGAAAGGGCTCTCCGTGCCCCATGCGGCAGCGTCCCTCATAACCAGCGGTGGGAGCATCTGTGCCGCGCcacgctaagttgctttggtcatgtccgagtcttttgCGGCTGTCgcccaccgggctcttctgtccatgggattgtgcgGGCAAGAGTccacagagtgggttgccgtgcccgcctccaagggatcttcccgacgcggGGATCCAatctacatctcctgcagctcctgcattgtaggtggattctttaccatctgagccagcagggaagcatcTAATAATTTTAGATAAGATAAGGCCATGGGGGCCCACTGGCTCTAGAACATTCGCTGGAATGTTCTGCAGCAGTGGAGAAAAATTGTTGACTTAATTTCAAGTGCAAAAAGCAGAATACCATGGCTTCATCTCTGCCTGTCCCCAGATTGAACCTCGCTTGCAGGGCAGGTGTGGGAGGCCTCTCGCCCCTTATTCCTTTCACTGCTAGAGTGTTTGTGCAGGTGTGGGGGGTGCCGTCAAGATGGGTTTACTTAGTCAGCTGGTGTTTATGAAACACCCTCTAGGTTCTCAGGGAACGTGTAATCAATTAGGTTGTTCCAcccatctttttcattttaccaaTTCAGTGTCACATGGCAGTGTTGACAGATGTGGAATCCGAATTACTCAGCAGTCATGGTGCATCTGCTTTATGCTGAGCGTCACCCGGGAACGTTTGGGCAGGACCCCAAACTCGACCAGTAGCTGAAGGTGGCACCCTGCCTGTCCTTAGCACCCTGgggcccctgcccctctgcccgcAGTGGTGATGGGTGCGCCCCTCTGTTTCCTGCCCAGCCCGCCTGCCACGCGGCTATGACTCTGTTTGTCTCAAAGCAGCCTTGTGAGGTGTGCTGTGGTGATCCACGTCCTGGAGATGGGAGACGCCACAGGCTGGCTGCGGGCCAGTGAGGGTCAGAACCCTGTCCAGGGAGCCGCCACCTGCTGTGCCCAAACGGCGCTGCCCTCCTCCTCTACCCCTCCCGTCCTGGGAGCGGCTGGGGACGCTGGAGGAGGGCGCCCACTCGCCTCTCCCTGGAGGACTGCCGGGGCCCCACCCCCTGAGGCTGCCAGCCCCGTGCCCCcggccctgcctgcccctcccactCATGCCGGGCTCCCCGCTTGGTGTCTGCAGACCCTCATTGGCTCTGCCTGGGCTGCCCCCTTTCTCTGCCCTGCGGgatcctattcatccttcaagacccagcCAGACGGTCACCTTCCCTGGAGCCTTCAGCGTCCCTCTCCTCCTTGGGCGGCGGCTGTTCCCCCTCTTTCCCTGGTTAGCATCCATGCATTGGTTGATTTCCAGTGTTTTTCCAACGCCCGCCACATCCCAGGCTAGTCTGGGGGCTAGTGGGGACAAGAGAGCCGTGGCCCTGCCTTTGTGGGCTGGTTTCCtcaggtggggtgggagggtgccCCGCTCAGGCAGTGCTCTTCACACCCTGGTCAttgacccctggaggaggaagaagctGGGAGGGCAGACGGAGTGGGCGTTTCCACAGGGGCCTCCGGGAAGCCTCTCGTGGGGGAGGCAATGGGGGAGGTTGGCAGAGAATCTTCTAGATGGAGGTTTTGAGGAGCAGCAGGGGCCTGAGTCAGAGGAGCGAGGACTTCACGCAGGCAGGGGTGTCCAGGTGGCACGCGGGCCCCTCGTTAGGCTGGCAGGGATGTGGCCCTTGTCTCCTGTCTGGGGATGGCCACGATCGTGCTGTGCGGCGCAGCGCTGGCCACGGCCCTCCTGTTTCTCTAAAGCTGTGCCTGGGGGTTGCCTTCCCGGCTCTGTCTGTGTCTCCCCCAAATCCTGGTGGGCTGGAAGCGTCAGCGTCGCTCTGCATTCGGGAGACTCGGCCTCCACCTGGAGACGGTATCCGTCGGGGGCGGGTGGACTCACCCTCCCCGTGGGTGCGCGCTGCACGCGCAGGAGCTTGGGCCTTCTAAGCCCGAGTGCCCCCCCACGTGGTCGCCTTCCTTCACCCGGAGCCCCGGTCTGCTGGGCCGTCCTGCGTCACAGGAGCCCTACTGCGCACCCCGGCAGGCTGTGGCCCCTGTTCTGTGTGGCCTGGCGGGTCTGGTGGGCGTGTGGGGGTGCAGGGGAGCCCCGAGAGTGGGCGCCGCGCTGGGCATCTCCTCCCGTGAGGTGACCAGGGTCTAATGATAGAGGAAGATAGTTTGTCCTCCCTAAGTCtttttttatcactgagacaTAATCCTCTCACCACAGAACGCACACTTTTTAGTGCTGACTAGACTGCACACCCGTCACCACCGTCTGACCCCCGAGAAGAAAGTCTGTACCCACCGGCAGTCGTTCCCAGCTGCCTCCTCCCACCAGCCCCCGGCAGCCACCACTCCTGTCTCCGTGGGTTTATCTATTCTGGGCGTTCCCAGATAAATGGCATCCCATACAGGCACCCCTTATGTGTACTCTGAAGACGCTGTGGTTTTCTCACAGATTAGATGTTTTATAGAGCAGGTCTGTTGGCACAGTTTTTACAACAGCAGTGTTTTGTAATTAAGTTATGTATGTTTTTTAGGagataatgctattgcacacatAATAGACCACAGTATGGTGTAAACAtacctttaaaagaatgtttatttggccacgctgggtctcagttgcagcacccAGGGTCTTCGTTGTGGCGTACAGACCTAGCTGTGGCTCAGGAGCTTAGCTGTtcctcggcatgtggaatctcagttccccgacctgggactgaaccctcatcccctgaattgcaaggcgcattcttaacccctggactaccgggaagtccctagaattgttttaattttattttcaatttgtatGTTGCATGTGAATCAGAACACAGCTGACGTCCGTGTGTTGACGGTGCATCCTGCAGCCCCGCTGGACTCATCCACTATCTCCAGTGATCGTCTGTAGAACCTTCTCCTTAAGTCTTAACGTTCaagttgtatttaatttttaggtCAGAAAGCAACGTTGAATGCAGAAGAAATGGCTGACTTTTACAaggaatttttaagtaaaaatttccaGAAGCACATGTATTATAACAGGTGGGTGTCTGCTTTTTTCCTGAAAATCTGAAAATCACATGCATGTTGGCAGGGATCGTTTTGCTCCCTGAATTTAACATTTTTGTCTATGTTTAAAGTAGACATTGCTATCAACTtaatttttgtccttttaaaTAAAGTGGATGGCTCACAGTTACTGCGTGGCCGCCCCCTGGCAGGGTGCACCGCTTGGGTGTAGAGAGTGGGTTCTGCCCGCATGCTCACTGCCGGTAAGGGGAGCACAGCCCGGGGCAGGGGCAGCCGGAGGGGTCACGGCATCTCGTGTTTGAAAGCGGGGAGCCCAGCGGGGTCGGGGGGAGTGGCCCAGCAGGCAGCAGCAGGGGCTCCTGCAGGCCAGAGGCGGAGCCGTTTCAGCCGttcgaggaggaggaggatgaggacGGAGCAGTGGAGTCAGAAAGGGAGCATTTTCCTGACGCAGTGACAGGTCTGGGCACAGTCGCCCGCAGCTGCCGGAGGCACTGGGCGGCAAGGCCGACGGGGACGCCACCGTGGCTGGGCCTGGCTGACGGCGCCCGGGCTCCCGGGGCCTCTTCACGCCGGGCGGGGCGAGGCCGTGGCCTGTGCGCGAGGCGGTGAGACGCGGGGAGGCCCTCACCCGCGCGGGGGCTGCCGTCTGCCCGGCCCCCGGGTCTGACGCCAGGTTACGGGAAGGAGACGAGAGGGCGCTCACAGGCCGTGCCTCAGTGAGGGCTTGAGGACCCAGCCCCCAGAGGCTGGGGGTGCTGCGAGACAGATGTTCTGGTTTCAGCGAGTAACGAGGGTGGAGAAAAGTGAACGAGGGGAGAGACCACCTATTATTTTTGACAGAGGAAACCAAGCAGTCACTGTGTATTAGGCTGTATTAATACACAGGGACTGTGAATGGTAAGCGATCGTTCACTTTATCAGATGCAGTGATGGTATTGCGGTTCTGTgtgtttaaaaagcatttaaaaagtgCTTTGACGATGCACAATAACACATGTTCCCAGGTAGAGTGACAGGATGTGGTCTGAGGTTCACTCTGACATTCCTGGAGCAGTGACCATGCCGGATGGGCAGGTGGGGCAGGGTCCGGAGCTTGATCTGATGGTCGAGGCTGGAGGAGCTCTCGAGTGACGCGCGAACGTGAAGCCCAGTCCTGCAGCGTCCAGATTCTGTTGCAGACGCTGTTGTGTGTTGCTCTGAACTAGATGAATTATTCAGTCAAGCCAGGTTTCCCTGGACCTTTGATTTCTGGCGTGAACATAGTAGGTTGACATCTTGCTTCCTCTCTGGCCAGCTCGATGTGTCCCCTGCGGCACCTCGAGCAGAGAGGCGTGTAGAGAGCGGGCCCGGCGGTAATGGAGCCTGAGCGCCCCCTCGCCGTGGCCTCACCTCCCCCGTCCCTGCTTTCTTTAGGAAACAGGCAGAGCTTAGTCTGTCTTCTCCACTGCGCTTTATCAGTGGGGTTGTCTGCATGCTGCAGTGGAATCTGGCTTTCCCTTAACATGGGAACTTTCGTCTCCATGGGAtaccagttttctttttcctagaaGCCTTTGTTATTTATTTCGGGCGTTGCTTCCCATTTATCACGTCCCTTGTGGAGAGGGATTTCTTTCTGGTCCTGTGAAGGCTCCTCTTGCCTTTAAGCCCTTGGTATTCTGTGTCTTCCATGCTGAGATCCAGTCAGTCCTTCGAGTCCCACCCAGCTGGACTAGCAGTTCCATGTTCCCGCATTGGCTCATTTGGACGAAAAGCGTTGGCACTTGTTGCATTCTGCTTCCAAGGGCTCTGCACTGGGAGTCTGGAATGTGCGCGTTCCGTTGGGAAACCTGCCAAGTGCTGCCCATTCAGCTGCTGACAACGTGGTGAATTTGCAAGTTCCGACATGTTCTGTAGATTAACTCACAGGCGAGTGTGCCTGTGACAGCCTGTAACTCCATCCTAGTATTTTATTTCAATGAGAAGCTTTAGAGACACAAGTTATCCAAAAGCCCAAATCACCTAGAAGAAGAAGGTATGGAACTTTATGATGCTGGCATTTGCGATAAGCTAGTGTCTCAAGATGGAGTGCTTGTGGCATGTGCGTCTTACGCAAATAAGGGGCCAGAGCCAGGCGGGTCCCTACCGGTCCCCTCTGCGCCTACAGAGCCTGCGGTCCTGCTGCTGAGTGGCCACGCCCCCATCACTCTGTGCTGTTTCCTGGAGGATGCCACAGGGCTCTGGGGCTTCAAGGCTTCTGAAGGCTCTTTTGGAGCTTCTAGCAAAAATCAGAGGAGGGTTGCAGCGGCCTCCAGGAGTGGAAAGGGGGACCCTGGGCACATCAGCCTGATGAAAGTCCAGGTGCAAGGAGAGCAGGCTTTTGTGGACAGGTGAGCTTTAGTGAGGGCGGGAAAAGGCAGAGCTGGTGTGGAAGGGCGGGGGAGGAGGCAGTTCAGAGGCCTGGTTGCTGGCCCTGGGGTTCTGAGCGTGTGTCACGTGTGCTCATCTTGTTCCCTTGTAGGGACTGGTACAAGCGTAATTTTGCCATCACCTTCTTCATGGGAAAAGTGGCCCTGGAGAGGATTTGGAACAAGCTTAGACCGAAACAGAAGACCAGCAGTTAGGAGCCCACCCTCACCCATCCACCCGGTTCCTCGTCTGAGGTTCCTCGAGGAGCAGCTGTCTCTGGGACTCGTTTCACAAGGGTTCTGAAACCTGTGAGCGCAGGGCAGGCTGGAGGACGCGGGTCCTAGTATGTACGCCGAGGCCCACGCGGCTCCGTCCTGACTGCGAATATTCCACGCTGGCTCTTGGCCACTGAGATGATGGCAAATAAAACACAAGCACTGTCCTCTGAGTTTTTGAATTACACCAGTTtgaaagagagggcttcccaagtggctcagtagtaaaagaatccacctccaatgcaggagacgcatggttgatccctgggttgggaggctttcctggcgaaggaaatggcaacctgttctagtgtttttgcctggagaatcccatggacagaagagcccccgggctatagtccatggggtcgcaaagagccagacacgactgagcgcacacgcaCAATTTGGAAGAGAgcgatataaaaatattaataaactttgACTGAAACATTCGACCCCACTGACGGGAATGACCTGGAAGCTGGCTGCGGTGTCTCCATGGCCTCCCCGACCGGTGGGCCCTGGTGACTGGCGATCCCAGGTCCAGGCCCTGAAGACACGCAGCTGTCCTGGGAGTTGCACAGACCCCAGGGGCCCGAAGGGGTGCCTTGGAGTTTTCTCGGTTTACCCCAGTGAGGCAGAGCCTTTTCCCCAAGTTTTCCACAACAGATTGCTACGGGTCATAGCCTTCTCTTTCAATCCTTGTGAAAGCAGCATTGTTTGAAGTAGGGTTATGTGGTTATAAAATGATGAGGCTCCCTCTGTGCTGTGTCCTGGAGCCGTGGCGGTGGGCGGGAGGGCTGTCCTCAAGGACAGACGAAACATCTGGATTTTACCAAAAGGCAAAGGTTTTTATTCCAAAATGAGGTGTGACAGTGGTCGACAGGCTAGGTTTCTTCCGTAGCTTACTAACTGCCACCGAAGATGACCTCCAAGGAGAAATTCCGGAGCCCAGgggaagcacacacacacccccacccacaccctaGGCTTCTAAGGGCCCCGCGGACAGACGTGGGAATGCCGAGGTGCCGGGTGAGGCTGCGCGGTCCGTCAGCTCTGTGGACTCTTAACCCAGTGTCCACAGAGGTCCCCACGGAGTGGAGCACGTACACCAAGCAGCCTgaaacaccaggcttcccaggaaTAACCCCATCTCACTCATCACGCCACCGCTCAACACAGCCCATCTCCAGCCGGGTGACACCGCGGGTCTGTGGAGAGACAGCAGCAGGGCcagggggccaggcagggcccTGGTTCCGTGTGAGCGAGCCTGGAGGCATGAACCGTTCTTcggccttttttgttgttgttgctctctGGCTTTTAATTCTTGCTCCCATCTGGTCAGACTCACTGACTGGCTTTCAGGTTATTTAAGTCTtaaatgggaaagattgaagtcagaaggagaagagggcaacagaggatgagatggttggatggcatcaccgattcaatggacaggaacttgggcaaactccagggggtagtgagggacaggaaagcctggcgtgctgcagtccacgaggtcgcagagtcagacacgacttgccgactgaacaacaacatgttctCCCAACAACTTCCAGTGGTATGGTTTCTAATTCCTTTTGCGGATCAATTTTTAGAGATTTTGAGGGTGTCTTTTCACAGTAACCAGTTGCAAACAGTTAAAAGATCCCTCTTGTTATGAGTTACCATCTCTGTGAAGACTGAGGGAGAGCTTGAAAATGGCCACCTGTGGGCTGGTGAGCGGCCATGCAGACGCAGGTGTGTCCTGAGACGCCCTCTGAGATCCCGAGGTCCCGGCGGTTTGCCTGGACCTCCCGACAGCTGATTTATAGGCTCACTGAGCAAATGCATTCTGGGCTTCAGCTGGTGGCCTGGTGACACATTCCCTGTATTTGTCTTGTCCAAGAACATCTTCCCTCCGCAGCTCTTCCTGCACGGGTCATAATCTGCCTCCTTGGGGCAGGCCTCCTGAGGTTTCAAAGGACAGAACCTTAGGTAAGCTCTGGGCAAGGGTCAGGGGCAAGTAACAGGTGGAAGCCAGAGGTCTCCAGGAACAGGCCCCGTGGGCCTCCACACTGGGGAAAGCCCAGCAGCCAGGGCCGCTGTATCCCCAGGCTGGGTGCTCGGGGTGGCGGGGCGACGCAGGGCTGGGCAGAGACTGAGGCTCTGGTCCTGCCTGAGCCCCTCGGGGCTGGGGCCAGGAGATGCTGCTACCCTCACGGTTTCTAGGATGCTTCAAGAGTGACTTCGTCACAGCGAGAGAAAAGCGCGTGGACGTCGCCAGAGAAGCCTGCACCCCCGGCAGAGAGGGACCCCTACACACCACAGCTGGGACCCACCGCCGCCAAATAAAGAGTGGCTTCAGGATGAGCCAAAAGCATGTTCTGTATTCAGACAAAAAGCATACGTGGCTCTCAgactttgtaattaaaaattgTGAAAGGCGAGCTTGCTTTGAGAAGGATCGGAAGCAGCAGCGCCCACAGTGGCCACGTcctgggctggggggtggggaggggacgaCGGGTGTCTCGACACCCTGTGTCACCCCGGTGACAGGACGGCCGGAGCGGGGGCGCGGTGCAAGGCACCCCCAGTCCTGGTGCCAGAGTCCCGAGTGGGTCTCCGGGCATTTGCACTTGACATAAATTACATGGCAGTTAGACACAGGGGACTCGAGAAGCATTTTAGCAACATGGGTCTTAAGGGTGGTTGAAATGCAGTAACTGTATGTTGTCTTTCTGTAATAATTTAATGCCTAGTGGCTACTTGACTGATGGTGTAAACCGTATTGCTAGGTTCTTAAATGCTGAGTGAAATTAACTAGAAATGACAGTGCTGTTTTCCTCTTCAgttcttaaacatttaaaattaaatgatggTGTTAAATGTTACTTTAGGtcacaaataaatgcaaataaaatttttattgaagtccAGTTGATTTCTAatatcgtgttagtttcaggtgtatagcaaagtgcttcgattatacatatatatgtatatatgtatgcctatgttctttttaaattattttccattatagtaaatccttgtttatcaagaaaattttaattacGTTTATTTAcatgtggcgctagtgataaagactccacatgcaatgcaggaggccccaggttcaatccctggtttgggaaaatcccctggcggagaaaatggcaacccactccagtattctagcctgcagaatcccatggacggaggatcctaagggctacagtccagggggtcacaaagagtcagacatgacagagcgcacacacacatttgaCTCTAAATTTGTatgctaagtttaaaaaaattaggttGTTTTAAGATGATTCTGTCACAGCCATATTTAAACGTTTTGATAGACTTTTAAATAATTACAGAATAAAAGTTATCTcagttatgtattttattctgcttttcccAGAAAACATCTCTGATAGATTTAATGCTTCTGTTCTGaattaaaaagtagaataaaattgtctctctccctctctgtgtgtGGGTGctgtttattcagttcagttcagtcactcagtcgtgtccaactctttgcgaccccagggccCGCAGCACACGagacctccctatccatcaccagctactcccagagcttgctcaaactcacgtccatcaagttggtgatgccatccaaccatctcatcctctgtcgtccccttctcctgccctcaatctttcccagcatcagggtcttttccaatgagtcagctcttcgcattaggtggccaaagtattgggagtttcagcttcaacatcagtccttccaatgaatattcagggctggtttcctttaggatagactggtttgatcttgcagtccaagagactcaagcgtctcctccaacaccatagttcaaaacatcaattcttcggcgtttagccttctttatggtccaactctcacatccatacatgactactggaaaaaccatagctttgactagacggacctttgttggcaaagtaatgtatctgctttttcaCGTGCTTTCCAGGTTGGTCATCGGGTGCTGTTTGTAGACATTGGTTTTTTAGTTGCTCATGTTTGCTacccacccccccagccccacaAAGGAACCAGGATGGTCATCAGAAGCGCAGGGGACTCGGCCTGTCTGGTGCGAGTCACTGATGGTGCATCTGAATTGTATTTCCGTGTTGTAACCCTCACCGCGTACTGGACCGGCTGCCTCCAGAGGAGGGCCTGAGGAGCGGCTGTGTGCCAGCCTGCACTGAGGAGACTCCCAGGGAGACCAGCCCGGCCTCAGCCTCCTTGGCTGCAGTCACTCACCCAGCATGTTGCAAGTGTGAGTGGGGGGCAGTGCCCGGCACTGACCAGGCTCCTCACAAATGCAGAAGTCAGCGCCTAATAACATCCAAAGGGCCGGTTCCTGAGCACCTCCTGCCTCCACGGGGACATGAAGCCGAGCCCCAGCACCAGCGGGAGTTTCAGCGGGAGGTGTCTGTAGGTAGGTGTCACATACCGGGGGGGAGGGTGTCTTGCAGGGTCGCCCCTCCTTGAATGAGCCTGCGCTTTGATCCCCTCCGTCCCTCCCCTGAGGAGACCCACCTCTGTGACCGCCCTCATTGGAAGCCTGAACCCTGTGCAGAAC harbors:
- the LOC122454769 gene encoding uncharacterized protein LOC122454769 isoform X1 gives rise to the protein MASRRPARRLVLTALCRAFSGRGCQLAPERGAERRDAAPSRVSRFCPPRKSRHDWIGPPDKYSNLRPIHFYIPENESPLEQKLRELRQETQEWNQQFWADQNLTFHKEKEEFVRSRLKAKGLDLRTESGQKATLNAEEMADFYKEFLSKNFQKHMYYNSSSCTGHNLPPWGRPPEVSKDRTLGCFKSDFVTAREKRVDVAREACTPGREGPLHTTAGTHRRQIKSGFRMSQKHVLYSDKKHTWLSDFVIKNCERRACFEKDRKQQRPQWPRPGLGGGEGTTGVSTPCVTPVTGRPERGRGARHPQSWCQSPEWVSGHLHLT